In the Phoenix dactylifera cultivar Barhee BC4 unplaced genomic scaffold, palm_55x_up_171113_PBpolish2nd_filt_p 001216F, whole genome shotgun sequence genome, one interval contains:
- the LOC120103650 gene encoding lysine-specific demethylase JMJ703-like, with the protein MGTEHIPNSLGLPSQETMSQDMPIDFRGDTENNAVNSGYFMEATVTPPMQLNVDSGVSDEVRVRRSLRRRTGIYYGIFDMSSEEESECEGSVMDHSSKLPCQNENVSRSPSSSKYEKATSRWHPKEACRPIIDEAPAFYPSEEEFEDTLGYIAKIRPKAEQYGICRIIPPPSWTMPCPLREKSFWEHAKFTTRVQQVDKLQNREPKKKSSRNRCHKRRKRRKQLRFGMTRRRNSLNGYDASDCVGSDTDEKFGFQSGSDFTLETFQIYADEFKRHYFGMKDANENVISSSEDHKKSRQPTVEEIEGEYWRIVEEPTEVVEVHYGADLDTGTFGSGFPKAPSSPKNDSDPCVLSGWNLNNLPRLPGSVLSFEREDISGVLVPWLYVGMCFSSFCWHVEDHHLYSLNYMHFGDPKVWYGVPGREAVKLEDAMKKHLPKLFEEQPDLLHELVTQLSPSVLKSEGVPVYCAIQNSGEFILTFPRAYHSGFNCGFNCAEAVNVAPVDWLPHGQCAVELYSEQHRKTSLSHDKLLLAAAQEAVRELWQQSVLQRNDLGILRWQSVCGKDGVLTEAIKVRVGMEQKRRESVCSISKARKMEKDFDSSSERECFLCFYDLHLSAASCECSPNRFTCLNHAKLTCSCESSRKYLLFRYDLDELNTLVKALGGDSIAVQCWGLEKLGLPLPPHIMLLGKSKDSLEKYILEPKRTLIDVNITDAEVENQDCENQVKDDVCLEPTTKNPISSDETKGFLNMNIPCKSDSKKYSGTSLKRECESGNFQSVPFFMEPEVISIEHHEVGCQGSSPAETNVLPGSNKSDGRDRCCPDLNMAQQSTDPRVKLLECLDCLVGKKEKCWSPDIFRQDLSSNSVLMGVNDHTMDKTKEYEPLAMTNTLIRTSSECGSLTSLNNSAELASSCGIPIRNFSEASCSRGAEYSHKSSPKLFGIDLQHHLHCLSTPSDGRGSQAIEHITVQSNALDRCDQKSTKVLKYHIEPLNFGTVVPGKKWCSREAIFPKGFRSHVKFISVVDPMMTCSYISEVLDAGLLGPLFKVTVEENPEVSFMHASATQCWEMVREKLNEEIIRQHDLGKQGLPPLQTPESMDGLEMFGFLSPSIIQVIEALDPYHQCSEYWASRSNVSSQSEGINVKDEPLELAKTSSTHIAADGRLANVQKLFGVNLTGKKQDESNIDNHTSEEEVRHILGGLLKKANLEEMRMMHKIFCSGSESSIWRAAFSSLLDEIQKNVHKRQ; encoded by the exons ATGGGGACGGAGCACATTCCAAATAGCCTGGGACTACCAAGTCAAGAAACCATGTCACAAGATATGCCCATTGACTTCAGAGGAGATACAGAGAATAATGCAGTAAATTCTGGTTATTTTATGGAGGCTACTGTGACTCCACCCATGCAATTGAATGTTGATTCTGGTGTTTCTGATGAAGTGAGGGTGAGGCGATCCCTTAGGCGCAGGACCGGCATATATTATGGTATATTTGATATGAGCTCAGAAGAAGAATCAGAGTGTGAAGGGTCTGTCATG GATCACTCTTCAAAACTTCCCTGCCAAAATGAAAATGTATCCAGAAGCCCAAGCAGCTCTAAATATGAGAAG GCAACTTCCAGATGGCATCCAAAAGAGGCATGTAGACCTATCATTGATGAAGCTCCTGCATTCTATCCTAGCGAGGAG GAGTTCGAAGATACGCTTGGATACATTGCAAAAATACGACCAAAAGCAGAACAATATGGTATATGCCGCATTATACCACCCCCTTCTTGGACAATGCCTTGCCCGCTTCGAGAGAAGAGCTTTTGGGAACATGCAAAGTTTACTACACGAGTACAACAAGTTGACAAGCTTCAAAATagagagccaaaaaaaaaaagttctcggAACCGTTGtcacaagagaagaaagagaagaaagcagTTGAGATTTGGAATGACTCGTAGGCGCAATAGCTTAAATGGTTATGACGCCAGTGACTGTGTTGGCTCAGATACTGATGAAAAATTTGGTTTTCAATCTGGTTCAGACTTTACTCTTGAAACCTTCCAGATATATGCTGATGAATTCAAAAGGCATTACTTTGGGATGAAAGATGCTAATGAAAATGTGATTTCCAGTAGTGAGGATCATAAGAAGAGTAGGCAACCCACAGTGGAGGAAATTGAAGGAGAATATTGGCGGATCGTTGAGGAACCAACTGAAGTAGTTGAG GTGCATTATGGTGCTGATTTGGATACTGGCACATTTGGTAGTGGATTTCCTAAAGCACCATCTTCACCTAAAAATGACTCAGATCCATGCGTGCTATCAGGttggaacttaaataatctGCCACGACTTCCTGGTTCTGTTCTTTCATTTGAAAGGGAAGATATCTCTGGGGTATTAGTCCCATGGCTTTATGTAGGGATGTGCTTTTCGTCATTTTGTTGG CATGTGGAAGACCATCACCTTTACTCTCTGAATTATATGCATTTTGGTGATCCAAAAGTATGGTATGGAGTTCCTGGCAGAGAGGCTGTGAAATTGGAGGATGCAATGAAAAAACATTTACCTAAGTTGTTTGAAGAACAACCTGATCTGCTGCATGAATTG GTTACACAATTGTCTCCTTCTGTCCTTAAATCGGAGGGAGTGCCTGTTTACTGTGCCATTCAGAATTCTGGGGAGTTTATTCTTACATTTCCAAGAGCATATCATTCTGGTTTCAATTGCGGCTTCAATTGTGCCGAGGCAGTAAATGTTGCTCCTGTGGACTGGCTGCCACATGGGCAATGTGCTGTCGAGCTCTACAGCGAGCAACATCGTAAAACATCCTTATCCCATGACAAGTTACTACTTGCTGCTGCACAGGAAGCTGTTAGAGAGCTTTGGCAGCAGTCTGTATTGCAGAGGAATGACTTGGGAATCTTAAGATGGCAAAGTGTTTGTGGAAAGGATGGAGTACTTACTGAAGCCATTAAG GTGCGAGTTGGGATGGAGCAGAAAAGAAGGGAATCTGTTTGTAGTATATCAAAAGCTAGAAAAATGGAAAAGGACTTTGACTCATCGAGTGAGAGAGAATGCTTCTTATGCTTTTATGACCTGCACCTATCAGCTGCTAGTTGTGAGTGTTCTCCAAATCGTTTCACATGCTTAAACCATGCAAAATTGACATGCTCTTGTGAATCTAGCAGAAAATATTTACTCTTTCGGTATGACTTGGACGAATTAAACACTCTAGTTAAAGCCCTAGGGGGGGATTCAATTGCAGTACAATGCTGGGGATTAGAGAAGCTGGGGTTGCCTTTACCTCCACATATTATGTTGTTGGGGAAGTCAAAAGATTCGttggaaaaatatattttggaaCCGAAAAGGACATTAATTGATGTTAACATCACAGATGCTGAAGTCGAAAATCAAGATTGTGAGAATCAGGTAAAAGATGATGTTTGTCTTGAGCCAACCACAAAGAATCCCATTTCTTCCGATGAAACAAAAGGATTCCTTAATATGAATATACCATGCAAATCTGACTCGAAAAAATATTCAGGGACTAGTTTAAAAAGGGAATGTGAAAGTGGCAACTTTCAAAGTGTACCCTTTTTTATGGAACCAGAAGTGATTAGTATAGAGCATCATGAAGTTGGATGTCAGGGATCATCACCAGCCGAAACCAATGTTCTACCTGGCAGCAATAAGTCTGACGGGAGAGACAGGTGCTGTCCTGATCTCAACATGGCACAACAATCTACAGACCCTAGGGTTAAGCTTCTAGAATGTCTTGATTGTTTAGTTGGCAAGAAAGAGAAATGCTGGAGTCCCGATATATTTAGACAGGACCTTTCCTCAAATTCAGTGTTGATGGGTGTTAATGATCATACTATGGATAAAACCAAGGAGTATGAGCCTTTGGCGATGACCAATACTCTCATCAGAACAAGTTCTGAATGTGGATCCCTGACGTCCCTTAATAATTCTGCTGAGTTGGCTTCTTCATGTGGCATTCCCATCAGAAATTTCAGTGAAGCATCATGTTCAAGAGGTGCTGAATATTCTCATAAATCAAGTCCAAAGCTGTTTGGTATTGACCTTCAACATCATCTGCATTGTTTATCCACACCTTCAGATGGTCGAGGCAGTCAAGCCATTGAACATATTACAGTCCAATCTAATGCACTCGATCGATGTGATCAAAAGTCTACCAAGGTATTGAAGTATCATATTGAACCTCTTAATTTTGGAACTGTGGTGCCTGGAAAGAAGTGGTGCAGTAGGGAAGCCATATTCCCAAAAG GATTCAGAAGTCATGTCAAATTTATCAGTGTAGTTGATCCAATGATGACATGTAGCTACATCTCAGAAGTATTGGATGCTGGACTCCTGGGGCCATTATTTAAG GTGACGGTAGAAGAGAATCCGGAAGTATCCTTTATGCATGCTTCTGCTACACAGTGTTGGGAAATGGTGCGAGAGAAATTGAATGAAGAGATCATTAGACAACATGATCTTGGGAAGCAAGGTCTTCCCCCATTGCAAACCCCAGAATCTATGGATGGACTCGAAATGTTTGGGTTCTTATCCCCATCTATCATTCAG GTTATTGAGGCTCTTGATCCTTATCATCAATGCTCAGAGTATTGGGCATCAAGGTCGAATGTGTCTTCTCAGTCTGAGGGGATCAATGTGAAAGATGAGCCTTTAGAGCTTGCTAAGACCTCAAGCACTCATATTGCTGCCGACGGTCGCCTGGCTAATGTACAGAAGTTGTTTGGTGTGAATTTAACTGGGAAGAAGCAGGATGAATCAAATATTGACAACCATACATCAGAAGAGGAGGTTCGACACATACTTGGTGGACTGTTGAAGAAGGCAAACCTTGAAGAAATGAGAATGATGCACAAAATATTCTGCAGTGGGTCAGAGAGCAGCATCTGGAGAGCAGCATTCAGTTCTCTGCTAGATGAGATCCAGAAGAATGTACATAAAAGACAATAG